The Vigna radiata var. radiata cultivar VC1973A chromosome 6, Vradiata_ver6, whole genome shotgun sequence DNA segment ctttatgaTTTAGATaaggatttttattattttttaattaaggcTAATGTCGTCATTTTAATATATGAGTGAGGTAGAAGAAGAAATTATGATGAGGGTGCAGCAAAAAATCACCTTAACATTTTctataaacaaaagtaaatggCCCTTTGTATAAATGTTGGGGGAGTTGatccctgcacctccaaatatttggccctccacctccccatcccaattttatctcttattttcttatttatatttttattttttatttatattcctattatatccttaagtaaaatttattttataagttaattttaattccaatctcttaacataaaaaaaacctaCTTTTTTTATCAACGTTGAGCTTTCTCTcttgttttttttcattgttgtcTTTTGGAATTCTTTTGTGCTCTCTTTTTTGAGAATGGCCTGGTGGAAGGAAAGTTGCAATAGAGTTTTTCATCTCTGTCGACGGATATCCACATCCGTTTTTCATTTATGCTCGACGTCTTCTTTCTCATAAATCCTCACGCAGAACAACATCACACCCATAGACAAAGCAACACTAAAACTCTATattacatacatttaaaaaaaacactcaaaAATCAAGACAACTATGCTCAAGAAACGAAACGAGATGGAAACTAAGCTCTCGTGCAGAGCCCTCCATAGAAACCAACAGCAACATGCGCGAAAGAAGAAACCAAAACGAACAAGCTAACCTCTCAAAGACCAACAACCATAAATGAAACACTGTCGCACTGCCGCATACACCAAAAGCCACGAAATGCACAATAGAGGATTGAGAGTTGGGAGTCAAaggttaaaaaatgaaaacgatAGTGAAAAGAGGAAACGGATCTGGAGTCTGAAGGTGGGGTGTTGTTTGTTATCGTGAGTAAAATAGAAAAGGGGAAAATAAGAAAGGGAAAGTAAAAAATCTAgggttttaaataaaaaagggttaaaaaaagtaaataacaaattacaaaaaaggttattttgataatatagaaaaaattataaaaaatgaggAGGTGGAGGGCCAAAAGGTGGAGGTGTAGGGATCAACGCCCTAAATATTGCGCCAACTCAAATCAAAATGTTGAGGAGGTTTCTTCTTGTATATccaaattacatatatatatatgggtttacTAATTTATGTAAGACGGTTTTTTAGTTagtacattttagtaaagttataccaaattttaggttacaaaatgtaaaaaaaaaaacaactttaaatccaaagatatttcaataattttaaaatttaatttaaaataaaaaaataaaaggtagttattaaaaatcctaatTGGTTACGAGAGagattattaacttttattttatttttaattttaaaaaataactacttttattttattttttattttaaaaaacaaccaccttttaaaaaatataatggtttagggtttatagaactCGTCTGGATTTATAGAATCCATctgagtttagggtttatagaaccGGTCTGAAATTTATAGAACCTGGATTTATAAAATCCGTatgggttaaaaaaacaactatcttttattatattttttattttaaaaaacaactaccttttaaaaaatatacaataaaagctaataacttatCTCGTGTGGACCAAtcagaatttttaataactaccttttatttttttattttaaattattttttaaaattattaaaatatcattaaatttaaagttgattttttttattaggaaCATTTTTATAACCTAAAATTTAGTACACTTTACTAAAATATAACCACTGAAAAATATTCTTATGTAAATTAGCAaatcccatatatatatatatatatatatatatatatatatatatatataaagttaaatttgtcTTGACAATcaaatttagagataaaaaataaacttgaaggggaagaaaaaaaatccctaagtcatattttataaaagaatttattggtaaaattattatttaaatatcgaCTTCGTACATATgactttttgttttaaattaaaaaaatattaattatataagagaatttttatagttttaatacaTTTGTATGTAGAAGAtccatattaaaataagttttttattattaataataaaatgctGTATTCAAAGTAATTGATTTTCTGATAATTTTTGTACAAAACATATTGTACTGTgaaatttaatatgtaataaGTTAATGGAAATACATCAACAATAATGTTACAtgatttaagaaagaaaagaggttGGACAAATCTTGACAATGTACAGTTAGATGGTAATtgtaattcatttaaaaaattaaagtcaagACTTCCTctcaaacttattttataaaagagatTATTCGATTATTCAAACTAATTTttcctctttatatatataagaaattttttcttgaatgaCTCTTTTTAAGGGGAGAGAGAATAATGATTCTCTTTTGCCTTGCTGAAGTTGCAAATCTATACTcgaatagtataaaatattgtttaagtgATATTACAATGCTTAAATGATATACTTAGGAGagaaattgtgattttttttcttccctttgATGTTTATAACATAAGGTTGAAGAGAggattaattcattttatttcttgctCAAACTATTAATAATGACTTAATGCATAAATAACCAAATGAAGTCTCaaacataatgttatgttatgaCATTAAATATCactatttaattcatttatgatatatacaatttataaaaaacaattatagcATCATGTAAACCTTATTTACTTCCAGatacaaacattttaaaaatacaattagaAGTATGTATCAATGTTACACACATAtgcatacataaataaataaatatatatatatatatatatatatatatataggggtttgctaacttgcgcgtatgcctgtttttcagttggtacattttagcaatgtataccgggtttcagtagacaaaaaNNNNNNNNNNNNNNNNNNNNNNNNNNNNNNNNNNNNNNNNNNNNNNNNNNNNNNNNNNNNNNNNNNNNNNNNNNNNNNNNNNNNNNNNNNNNNNNNNNNNNNNNNNNNNNNNNNNNNNNNNNNNNNNNNNNNNNNNNNNNNNNNNNNNNNNNNNNNNNNNNNNNNNNNNNNNNNNNNNNNNNNNNNNNNNNNNNNNNNNNNNNNNNNNNNNNNNNNNNNNNNNNNNNNNNNNNNNNNNNNNNNNNNNNNNNNNNNNNNNNNNNNNNNNNNNNNNNNNNNNNNNNNNNNNNNNNNNNNNNNNNNNNNNNNNNNNNNNNNNNNNNNNNNNNNNNNNNNNNNNNNNNNNNNNNNNNNNNNNNNNNNNNNNNNNNNNNNNNNNNNNNNNNNNNNNNNNNNNNNNNNNNNNNNNNNNNNNNNNNNNNNNNNNNNNNNNNNNNNNNNNNNNNNNNNNNNNNNNNNNNNNNNNNNNNNNNNNNNNNNNNNNNNNNNNNNNNNNNNNNNNNNNNNNNNNNNNNNNNNNNNNNNNNNNNNNNNNNNNNNNNNNNNNNNNNNNNNNNNNNNNNNNNNNNNNNNNNNNNNNNNNNNNNNNNNNNNNNNNNNNNNNNNNNNNNNNNNNNNNNNNNNNNNNNNNNNNNNNNNNNNNNNNNNNNNNNNNNNNNNNNNNNNNNNNNNNNNNNNNNNNNNNNNNNNNNNNNNNNNNNNNNNNNNNNNNNNNNNNNNNNNNNNNNNNNNNNNNNNNNNNNNNNNNNNNNNNNNNNNNNNNNNNNNNNNNNNNNNNNNNgtgttgagaggaatgaaggaggtgagtaagggtttgagatttttttttttttttaattttgagaatgaaaattattaaaataagacaaatgtttttgatttttttcaattaggactagagtagggatgatagagaaaatgttggggTGAaggagatgaaagagaaaggttgagagaaatgagagaggtggataagggatttggggtttctttttttatttttttttaattttgagaatgaaaattattaaaatacccttaaccttaaaacttagaattcatgatatataggggtatttttgtctactgaaacccggtacacattgctaaaatgtaccaactgaaaaacaggcgtacgcaagttagcaaaccccatatatataatattattttaatatttaaaattgtaactAAAGAAATTCAATGTACTTTTCTAATTCAACAACGTTATACActtgaaaaaatataaccaatcttacattaattattCATAGATATCTAACATatgtttttaacttaattaacttctattactttttaatacttaattattcaaataatcaacatcaatataaaaaaatacagagAAACTAATTCAAGAactaagtatattattttaaaccaaGATTATCCGAAATTCATCTATTTCAATGAGATTTCATATGAAATGTTCCAATATAACCTCAATATAACCTATTGtgtgtaaaataatataagcaACTCTTATATttaacgaaaaagaaaaaaatcatgcTGATAGAAGATCTGATAAATTAATCTGAATTTATTATCTATAACCTTTTAAGAGtgtgaaaatgaattaaaaaagtatacATTTATCACATAActcaaaaaagaagaagagataaTACATTTAAAGagatatgttttttaaaaagtaaaatatcaataaatttatatattttaaataacttcttaatttgataaaaaaagtaaaattttactaaatatatatttaatttgtttggaGGTTGAAAATTTAAGTATTGTATGGAtgtgaatgaaagaaaagttcCAATTCAAACACAAAATGTGCCATATACTATTTATTTAGGGCAACAGCATGATGCATCTCCATGGATGGGTTCAGTACAATCCCAGCAGTGGATGGAACAGTCTTTTTTAGAACCAAAGGACTTTTCAGTGTCCCCACTTGGAAATTTGTGGGGTCCAATGCATGCTTCACTGTAATTCAGGGTTACTTTAGTATTAtgtcattattaaaaaacaaaaaataataagtagCTTATTGAGGGTGTTACAAACATGCACTTTCCCTTCCCATCATTTCACTAATTAATATTCATCCTTTTcttcactttatttttgttgcatACCACTTTACTCTCTTCtcaattcttcttcttcctcttcttgttccttttcttctttccataaacctatttctttctctttgtaTTCATCTCAATCTAAAACAATGGCAGACATTACCCATTTCCCTATGGAACAGCTTCAGGACCTTGAGTGCTGCTTAGACTCTAATCCTCCCTGGGGTATGTAATATgttctatctttttctcttgttataatatacaaatataaaaatacaaccTTGTTTGTTTCTCTGTACTTTTTCAAGTTGCTCATCTCACTTgtcatatatttatacatacattttttttttctattccttTTCATCATCTTCTGTTGCCATCAGACAAAaaaggttgttttttttttatattttttttgcataATAAAAAAAGGGTGCTTGTTACATATTTGGTTTTGAACTTTGATGATCATTTGTGGGCAAACAACGAAGGAAGGAAGAAGGCTGTCTGTTTTGAAGAACAGATGGCAATGTTTTGTATTTACAAACCCAAATGGATGGGATAAAAGAAATGATTGaaagcttttttctttttggttttgaaGCTATTGCATGAGCTAGGTTTTCTTCCATATGGGTTTGTTAGTTTTGAATACGTTGCAGTGAAAGTTGTGAGACTAGGCTATTACTTCGGGTCTGGTATTATATGGATTGAAAAGTTGAGATTTTTATGTTATTCAAATAGAGTGAGagtttgaaatttgatttttttttttctgttttctggTCTTTTTCTACTTGGgttagtttttaatttgaaaataaccTATGCGATTTAGTAgcatttctgtttttttttttttttttaaataatcttcATTTTAACTTGTCTTTTAGCTATGTGAGATAGTGATCATGATCACTGTTCCTATGAAGGCTTTTAATCATGACCATTATAGTGTAATTACCACTTTACCCCACCTCTTCTGGCGTGGTTCAAGGAAAACATAGTTACCAACAACGATAGGATAAGTGGCCCTACATATTAATTCATTACTAATATACATTAGAATGCTTAGATATAGGGACACCACTTATATCCATGTgggaaataataaattataatcaagAGTTTTTCCTCAAATCAGTGaggttttgtttcttttattaattaaattttaggaaaaaagCTTAACTTACATGTTATATTTATTGCACTTTTTATCAGCGTAACtctgttcatatatatatatatatatatatatataaataaataatcagcATGTCAAAACTTTAAATTGAGAAGATCTATATATATTCGTCTTCCTGAAAACaaagttgttaatttttttctctattttattcatatgatAATGATTCACAGTAAGAACACTAAGGCATCTTTTCACAATGGCATTCTTacaaaaataatccaaaataagatgagTCTTATTTcttataagttaaaaatgacTTGTTAAGCCGAATGGTAATGAGCCAAAAAATTGTTGGTTGtcgaaatatttattataaacttaagttaactttatttaaaagaaaacgaTTGAAATGTTGGAGAAGTGCTTAGCAAACAGTAGGTGTTGTCTCACCTTTGTTAGAGCTTTGTCTAGTATATGACAAAAAGAAcgaattttttatttgtgagGGTGTCCCACATGTATTCAAGGTATGTTTGAAAAGTCAACAAATCGCCACCACGGCTCAGTTCATTGACTTGTGTCCAAGTagtacataaaagaaacaaGATAGTGGTATTTGTGGATATCATAGAAAGAAACCCTGcactaaattttcatatatctGTGTGTGAGATGTGTAGTTAAAGAGTTGAGGATGAAATGCATTATATACATATAGGTCTATTCTAGTGAGGGAATGTGTATGCATATGCCAAGGTAGATCCAATAACAGTCAATAGGATAGATCACATTTTAGAATGTAGATTTTGGGTGCAACTCAATTCTTGACTTCTTGTTTTGTAATCaactgtttgaaattttgaattgcAATTTAGAATGTGATCTTGGATATTAATATATCCAATGTCCTTTACATTCTCTTTCTTGTTGGCTCACTGAGAATTCCTTGTCTTGCAGCTGAAGCTATCCTACTtgcatttcaaaattatatattgatgtTGGGAACTAGTGTGATGATTCCTTCATGGATTGTTCATGCCATGGGAGGAAGTGATGTATGTTGAATTTCTGCTCATGTTAAACAAttattacacatttattacTGATATTTACATGTTAGTTATTTGGATATTGATACCACCAGGGTGACAAGGCCCGAGTAATACAGACTCTGCTCTTTGTAGCTGGCATTAACACACTTCTCCAAACGCTTTTTGGAACCAGATTGCCTACAGTAGTTGGAGGAGGTTCATCTGCATATATATATCCAATTGCTTATATTATCACCGACTCATCATTACAACAAATTAGTGACCCTCATGAAGTAAATTTCATCATTCactttcttcataattgttacTTTCAGAGCactttacattttttcttttcatttgtaaCATCTAGTCTTTGTTCATCATTGATTTTGGGACCTGCATACCTTTATAAGTACTGAATCCTCTAGGGGGAGCTTTTAGACTCAGCAATCCTAAGCACATAACCAAGGGTTTATTATTCTCGacaaaattcaattatcaaGTGAAAATCCACTAGCAGCTCACCTTTTGACATTCTTTTTCTAACGCTATAgtattgtttgaaattttttgggACTCACCAAATCTTGTGGACCCTACATATTCAATGAGTCTCACATGAGTTTGAGTAggagtaaatttaaaaaaataataaatagcgTTACTACTTATTAGCATTCCTTTTAACCTATGATATTTTTGTACTAGTTTGTGATTTAAAATCTCTGAATATGTGGACTTGATTTTGGGTAGATGAAACTGGTAACCTAATACAATTTGGGGATTGATAGGAGACCAATGCTGTAAAGTTTGTACACCAGGAGAACTAGGCAGTGAACAGAGGATCGTATACAATCTCTAATTGAATGTATTTAATTGGTGAGGAGGAGTGGTTAGAATGGGGTTGGGGGGANTCAAGGTTGGAATAAAGGAGAACTTTAGGCTATCTCAAAACCATGGACTAATACTTGGTATCTCATCTTCTACTTCTATATAACCTAGACCAGTGGATGCCTACGGATTGAATAATCCAATTGTTCAATGTTGATCACTATATTTCCTCTGTGCTGGTTTTGGTTCTGAAGAGTTGGTATCAAAACATTCCACCGCATCTCAACTGAAAAGAGAGGCACAACGTGGTTATATCAACATTGATGTGTTGTTCTGGTGCTAGCCAACTGACTAATATACAGTCAGCCCGAATAGGTGCTGTGGCGGGATGTTATATGAGACTGAGTCTCACATTGTCTCACATGGAACTATGAAACTTTGTTTTTTGGTTTATAAGGCCTTGTGCATTCCAATTACAATTACTAGCTTTTTGTTTGTGGTTCTCCTAAGGTGTTTGTATCAGGGAGCAACATAAATTATGTAAACTTTNTGAGAAATGTACTTAAATTTCTCTCTTATTTGGAATAAGAGATCTTGCCATGTGATTGATTTGCAGAGATTTATACAAACAATGCGAGCAATACAAGGAGCTTTAATTGTAGCATCAAGTATTCAGATAATCCTGGGTTACAGCCAAGTCTGGGGACTCTTTTCAAGGTTACTGGTAACATGTGACATATTTGTGAGTTGAAAAtgtctaaataaatttcaagcaTTTATTTGTGTGGATCTTCTCTCCAGATTTTTCAGTCCCCTTGGTATGGCACCTGTAGTTGGATTGGTTGGATTAGGATTATTTCAACGTGGATTCCCTGTGGTAGGTGTGACTCAAATCTCCATCTTAATTGTCATGATCTCTATACTATTTTTTTGGCAAATGGTCTTTTATTGACAGCAGTTTATGTGAGTGCAATACAATATCAtctagaataaattttattttgaataatgataaacaataatatttaaggAACTTTTCTAGAATCCTATCTCCGAGGTTGTTACTTGTATGACAACAATTCACTACTGACCTTTGATCCTTCTTTTCAGCTCATATGCATTTAGGGCTTCAAATTATTTGGTAGCagcataattattaatttatgtacaGATACTGAGAACATATTCGGTAGCAAAATTCTTTGATTCACCATGATTACTATATTTCTGAATTATTTGATAGTGGCATAATACTGCATTTTATTTGCATGCAAACATTTATGACTTTTTCTTCATCAGAATCTTGTAATTGATCATGCTCTCTCTATAAGCTTGAGATTGCCATATTTTTCATACCATGTTTATAAGTTTACTGTTTTCTATTATCATCTTTTTCAGTTGGGGGACTGTGTAGAAATTGGCATACCGATGCTGTTGTTGGTAATTGGTTTGTCTCAAGTAAGTGATTTAACTAGAAATTTGTGGTGTACATCAAATTATAAATCTTCTACTGAGACAATCAAACTTACTATAATGTGCAGTATCTAAAGCACGTGAGACCATTCAGAGATGTCCCTATCTTTGAACGTTTTCCAGTGTTGATTTGTGTCCCAATTGTTTGGATCTATGCTGTTATCTTGACTGCCAGTGGAGCTTATCGACACAAGCCAGACACAACACAAAATAGTTGTCGAACAGACAGAGCTAATCTGATATCTACTGCTCCATGGTGTGTGAAAAAACCtgtgttaatttcttttgataTGTTCCAAGGTGTTGCTGACTTCGTAGGTTTCTTCATGTTGTACTAGGTTCATGTTCCCATATCCTTTCCAATGGGGTCCACCTACATTTTCTGCTGGCCATTCATTTGCCATGATGTCAGCAGTTATTGTCTCAATGGTAGAGGTATCTATTCTCATTcctgattttattttgtttttaggaCTGACTTGGTCTGTATAGCTTTTTGTATTTATCTATATGTTCTATCCCAGTGCATGTTTGCTGTTACTACAGATTGACATTTTGAAATTGGCCTAGGGGTCTTAGATCCCCAAAAGTCTCACGACAATGAGTAAAGAAGCAAAACACTGATACACTCACCATATAGTCTCATgatattattatgaattttcaACAATGTATTGACCTCTTGACTTCTTGTTGCAGTCAACTGGTGCATACATGGCAGCTTCTCGACTAGCAATTGCTACTCCCCCTCCTGCTTATGTATTGAGTCGAGGCATTGGTTGGCAGGTCAATCACTATACACTAGTCATTTTATGGTTATTGGATTGCCCGACTTATGCTTGTGTGTTGATTGAATAGttttaaaacttcaattttGTGAGCAGTTATTAAAAGTTTCTAATATTATAGTAAAGTTTATATGACTGATAGCTTGGggtgatatttcttttaacCAGGGGATTGGTGTCTTACTAGATGGTGTCTATGGATCAGTCACTGGTTCCACTGTTTCTGTGTAAGTCTTAGTCTACATTGAGTTTTACCTGCAATTGTGTAAGATCACTTATCTTTCTATTGTAGCTTGATGAGCATCATGGCTGATTTTTCTAGGGAAAATGTGGGTCTCCTTGGGCTAACCCGAGTTGGAAGTCGCAGAGTTGTTCAGATTTCTTCTGGCTTCATGATATTCTTCTCTATTTTAGGTTGGTAGAGACAAATCAAAGATTAGCCTGACTTACTCTGGAAGTAAACCAGTTTATCGCCATGTTAAAATAGATAGTTTCACTTACTTAAgggtgttttt contains these protein-coding regions:
- the LOC106763977 gene encoding nucleobase-ascorbate transporter 1, whose product is MADITHFPMEQLQDLECCLDSNPPWAEAILLAFQNYILMLGTSVMIPSWIVHAMGGSDGDKARVIQTLLFVAGINTLLQTLFGTRLPTVVGGGSSAYIYPIAYIITDSSLQQISDPHERFIQTMRAIQGALIVASSIQIILGYSQVWGLFSRFFSPLGMAPVVGLVGLGLFQRGFPVLGDCVEIGIPMLLLVIGLSQYLKHVRPFRDVPIFERFPVLICVPIVWIYAVILTASGAYRHKPDTTQNSCRTDRANLISTAPWFMFPYPFQWGPPTFSAGHSFAMMSAVIVSMVESTGAYMAASRLAIATPPPAYVLSRGIGWQGIGVLLDGVYGSVTGSTVSVENVGLLGLTRVGSRRVVQISSGFMIFFSILGKFGAVFASIPFPIFAALYCILFGLVASIGISFLQFTNLNCMRNLIIIGLTLFLGISVPQFFDQYWTSSRHGLVHTNAGWFNAFLNTLFSSPPTVGLIVAVLLDNTLEVERSKKDRGMPWWVKFRTFKGDNRNEEFYTLPFNLNRLFPPT